A window of the Paenibacillus sp. genome harbors these coding sequences:
- a CDS encoding type II toxin-antitoxin system PemK/MazF family toxin: protein MIVKRGDVFFADLSPVVGSEQGGVRPVLVIQNDIGNRFSPTVIVAAVTAQIQKAKLPTHVEIDAASHGFDRDSVILLEQIRTIDKQRLTDKITHLDEETMRKVDEALQISVGLIDF, encoded by the coding sequence TTGATCGTCAAGCGCGGAGACGTATTCTTTGCGGATCTCTCTCCGGTCGTCGGATCGGAGCAGGGAGGGGTTCGGCCGGTCTTAGTCATTCAGAACGACATTGGTAACCGCTTCAGCCCGACCGTCATCGTGGCCGCCGTCACGGCGCAAATCCAGAAGGCGAAGCTCCCGACGCACGTCGAAATCGATGCGGCCTCGCACGGGTTCGACCGGGACTCCGTCATCCTGCTGGAGCAAATCCGGACCATCGACAAGCAGCGGCTGACGGACAAAATTACGCATCTGGACGAAGAGACGATGCGCAAAGTCGACGAGGCGCTGCAGATCAGCGTCGGCTTGATCGATTTTTAA
- a CDS encoding outer membrane lipoprotein-sorting protein, with the protein MKRNRWFVAVALALAVAMLLSACGGGTKDAAGVVSDIEKLSGKLESYHAEGTMVLNTGQEPQTYGVVVSFQKPDYYRIALTNETNDITQIVLRNDEGVFVLTPHLNKSFRFKSDWPNNQGQAYLFETLAQSIINDDERQFAAEENAYVFDVLANYQNASLVRQKIWLSKKDYKPQRVVVTDADANEMVTVTFNSFEFDRDFEDNWFDMNRNMTSVSIQSLPVMAEEGEPAQTVESADVGIIYPGYVPEGVEERTAKEIKLGERDAVMIRYVGEYDYTLVQSKAAEERMASGSVGTVIELDLGQTVGVLFGENEQRTLMWTHGGIDYRLSTGNLPYEEMVKVAQSVFDQVGK; encoded by the coding sequence ATGAAGCGGAACAGGTGGTTCGTCGCCGTAGCGCTCGCGCTGGCGGTCGCGATGCTGCTCTCGGCGTGCGGCGGCGGCACGAAGGATGCAGCGGGTGTCGTCAGCGACATCGAGAAGTTGTCGGGCAAGCTGGAGAGTTACCATGCGGAGGGCACGATGGTGCTCAATACCGGGCAGGAGCCGCAAACGTACGGCGTCGTCGTCAGTTTCCAAAAGCCGGACTATTACCGGATCGCCCTGACGAACGAAACGAACGACATTACGCAAATCGTGCTTCGCAACGACGAGGGCGTGTTCGTGTTGACGCCGCATTTGAATAAGAGCTTCCGCTTTAAAAGCGATTGGCCGAACAATCAAGGGCAGGCGTATTTGTTCGAAACGTTGGCCCAGTCGATCATCAACGACGACGAGCGGCAATTCGCGGCGGAAGAGAACGCGTACGTGTTCGATGTGTTGGCGAATTACCAGAACGCATCGCTCGTGCGGCAAAAAATTTGGCTGAGCAAAAAGGATTACAAGCCGCAGCGCGTCGTCGTAACCGATGCCGACGCGAACGAAATGGTGACGGTCACGTTCAACTCGTTCGAATTCGATAGAGACTTCGAAGACAATTGGTTCGACATGAACCGGAACATGACGAGCGTCTCGATTCAGTCGCTGCCGGTCATGGCCGAAGAGGGCGAGCCGGCGCAGACGGTCGAATCCGCGGACGTCGGCATCATTTATCCGGGGTACGTGCCGGAAGGCGTGGAGGAGCGCACGGCGAAGGAAATCAAGCTCGGCGAGCGGGATGCGGTCATGATTCGTTATGTCGGCGAATACGATTATACCCTCGTACAGTCGAAGGCGGCCGAAGAGCGGATGGCGTCCGGCTCCGTCGGCACGGTCATCGAGCTCGACCTTGGGCAGACGGTCGGCGTGCTGTTCGGGGAGAACGAGCAGCGGACGCTGATGTGGACGCACGGCGGCATCGACTATCGGCTGTCGACGGGCAATCTGCCATACGAGGAAATGGTGAAGGTCGCGCAGTCGGTGTTCGACCAAGTCGGCAAGTAA
- the alr gene encoding alanine racemase gives MDTYRWTRAEIDLDALHHNLGQFQAALGPDIKLMAVVKANAYGHGAVKVAEEAIRFGVEYLAVAFLDEALELRHFGIEAPILVLGYTPAAGVDVARSHGITLTVFDDEVLEAARTDDPAVSPLKIHVKVDTGMGRIGITDEGEAIRFLGKALDTPGVEVEGLFTHYACADECDKSHIQGQYRKFARLLDTFRARGVEFRYVHAGNSATGIDTPEYTCNMLRLGVGMYGLYPSEEVNRARVRLKPVMSLKTGIVMVKTLPQGCGISYGARYVTQRDGETIATLPIGYADGYSRLLSGKAEALIRGRRAPVVGNICMDQCMVRVDDGEAAVGDEVVLFGAQGGESIAVEELASKLGTINYEITCMVSHRVPRVYVKGGRVAEFHNPLLHFTSQKDIQC, from the coding sequence GTGGATACGTATCGATGGACGCGGGCCGAGATCGATCTGGACGCGCTGCACCATAACTTGGGGCAGTTCCAGGCGGCGCTCGGCCCGGATATCAAGCTGATGGCGGTCGTGAAGGCGAATGCGTACGGCCACGGCGCGGTCAAGGTGGCGGAAGAGGCGATTCGGTTCGGCGTCGAATATTTGGCGGTCGCGTTCCTGGACGAGGCGCTGGAGCTTCGGCACTTCGGCATCGAAGCGCCGATTCTCGTCCTCGGCTACACGCCGGCGGCCGGCGTCGACGTGGCGCGCTCGCACGGCATCACGTTGACCGTGTTCGACGACGAGGTGCTGGAGGCGGCCCGGACGGACGATCCGGCGGTGTCCCCGCTCAAAATCCACGTGAAGGTCGATACGGGCATGGGGCGCATCGGCATAACGGACGAAGGCGAGGCGATCCGCTTCCTCGGGAAAGCGCTCGACACGCCGGGCGTCGAGGTCGAAGGGCTGTTTACGCATTACGCCTGCGCGGACGAATGCGACAAGTCGCATATCCAGGGTCAGTATCGCAAATTCGCGCGGCTGTTGGATACGTTCCGCGCGAGGGGGGTCGAGTTCCGCTACGTGCATGCGGGCAACAGCGCCACGGGCATCGATACGCCCGAGTATACGTGCAATATGCTGCGGCTCGGCGTCGGCATGTACGGATTGTACCCGTCGGAAGAGGTGAACCGCGCCCGGGTGCGGCTGAAGCCGGTCATGTCGCTCAAGACGGGAATCGTCATGGTGAAGACGCTGCCGCAGGGATGCGGCATTTCGTATGGCGCGCGCTACGTGACGCAGCGCGACGGCGAAACGATCGCGACGCTGCCGATCGGCTACGCGGACGGGTATTCCAGGCTGCTGAGCGGGAAGGCGGAAGCGCTCATCCGCGGCAGGCGGGCTCCGGTGGTCGGCAACATATGCATGGATCAATGCATGGTCCGCGTCGACGACGGCGAAGCGGCGGTCGGGGACGAGGTCGTCCTGTTCGGCGCGCAGGGCGGGGAATCGATCGCGGTCGAGGAGCTCGCGAGCAAGCTCGGCACGATCAATTACGAAATCACGTGCATGGTGTCCCACCGGGTGCCGCGCGTGTACGTCAAAGGCGGCCGGGTCGCGGAGTTCCACAATCCGCTGCTGCATTTTACCAGTCAAAAAGACATACAGTGTTAA
- a CDS encoding copper amine oxidase N-terminal domain-containing protein: protein MNKTAWNRRAAMTALAALVASMSIGAAIAGAEPGKGKGKSAEASAQTEASAQTKADAKTKSEAGGSASVTADVYGGGSANANHGGGQTHGVENAASHKKEGSPAAAILADILIDREAALAAAQEALALEAKGELQAAIEAQQEAAVLDPTDAKLVKKLAKLLGKAGDTSLKAFVNGKQPEFDVQPFAKNGRTLVPFRAIAAALQADVSFDAATRTVTVVRGGTTVQLTLGSDTAYVNGAAVKLDVAAESVSGRTVIPLRFLSEAFGADVQFDAETQSVIITEKPAK, encoded by the coding sequence ATGAACAAGACAGCATGGAATCGGAGAGCGGCGATGACGGCCCTGGCGGCGTTGGTGGCGAGCATGAGCATCGGCGCGGCGATCGCGGGTGCGGAGCCGGGCAAAGGGAAAGGCAAGAGCGCGGAAGCGTCGGCGCAAACGGAAGCGAGCGCGCAGACGAAGGCGGACGCGAAGACGAAGAGCGAAGCCGGCGGTTCCGCGAGCGTCACGGCGGACGTATACGGCGGCGGCAGCGCGAATGCGAATCATGGCGGCGGGCAGACGCACGGCGTCGAAAACGCGGCTTCGCATAAGAAAGAGGGCAGCCCGGCGGCGGCGATCCTCGCGGACATCCTGATCGACCGCGAGGCGGCGCTGGCGGCGGCGCAAGAGGCGCTCGCACTGGAGGCGAAGGGCGAGCTGCAAGCGGCGATCGAGGCGCAGCAGGAAGCGGCTGTCCTGGATCCGACCGATGCGAAGCTGGTGAAAAAGCTGGCGAAGCTGCTCGGCAAGGCGGGCGATACGAGCCTGAAGGCGTTCGTCAACGGCAAGCAGCCGGAGTTCGACGTGCAGCCGTTCGCGAAGAACGGGCGCACGCTGGTGCCGTTCCGCGCGATCGCGGCGGCGCTGCAGGCGGACGTGTCGTTCGACGCGGCGACGCGGACGGTGACGGTCGTGCGCGGCGGCACGACGGTGCAGTTGACGCTCGGCAGCGATACGGCGTACGTGAACGGCGCGGCGGTTAAGCTCGACGTCGCGGCGGAATCGGTCAGCGGCCGGACGGTCATTCCGCTCCGTTTCCTGAGTGAGGCGTTCGGTGCAGACGTGCAGTTCGACGCGGAAACGCAGAGCGTGATCATTACGGAGAAGCCGGCGAAATAA
- a CDS encoding CopG family ribbon-helix-helix protein, producing MSNVHNTKRIMISLPDHLLQEVDGIVEKENSNRSEFIRQAMKLYLTERKKRHLRETMQRGYMEMAKINLSMCSEAFLAEEEADHTLGRLVSGV from the coding sequence GTGTCCAATGTTCACAACACGAAACGGATCATGATCAGCTTACCGGATCACCTGCTGCAGGAAGTCGACGGCATCGTCGAGAAGGAAAATTCGAACCGCAGCGAGTTTATACGCCAGGCCATGAAGCTGTATTTGACGGAGCGGAAAAAGCGTCACCTTCGGGAGACCATGCAGCGCGGATATATGGAGATGGCGAAAATCAATCTCTCCATGTGTTCCGAAGCGTTCTTGGCCGAAGAAGAAGCCGACCACACCCTTGGCCGCTTAGTTAGCGGGGTGTAG
- a CDS encoding O-methyltransferase — MEMSEGLTKQLNMVFGKLNEELASLSSGIVFVQIRNNVIGKFGIRHDPFETSKTRPFQGTTGLTETQRNDFRRMAIQALTHKVGWTHGEIQFEFAVRQGKLRLSITFESNYNMASLLPKFDIGGGWGGTGEREVEGA; from the coding sequence ATGGAGATGTCCGAGGGCTTGACGAAGCAGCTGAACATGGTGTTCGGGAAGCTGAACGAGGAGCTGGCCAGTCTGTCTTCCGGCATCGTATTCGTTCAGATCCGGAATAACGTGATCGGGAAGTTCGGCATCCGTCACGATCCGTTCGAGACGAGCAAGACGAGGCCGTTCCAGGGGACTACCGGGCTTACCGAGACGCAGCGCAACGATTTCCGCCGCATGGCCATCCAAGCGCTGACGCACAAGGTCGGCTGGACGCACGGGGAAATTCAGTTCGAGTTCGCCGTTCGCCAGGGGAAGCTGCGCCTCAGCATTACGTTCGAGTCGAATTACAACATGGCAAGTCTGCTGCCGAAGTTCGACATCGGCGGCGGTTGGGGCGGCACGGGAGAACGAGAAGTGGAAGGCGCGTAA
- a CDS encoding Tex family protein, translating to MTEKTQGTTRRIAPEELVWTEADERAAKDRIVRQIAAETGTTAKQVATTVGLLDEGNTIPFIARYRKEMTGELDENALRGIEERLTYLRGLEERKREVLRLIAEQDKLTVELRDGIAKAAKLQEVEDLYRPYRQKRKTRASVAKERGLEPLAAWMLSGPTSGSLLAEAAKYVDADKGVATPEDAAQGASDIIAEMIADDPNIRAWTRRHTFQYASIVTEAKDKSVESVYEMYYAYREPVKKLPPHRTLAINRGEKEDILKVGLELDPAAIHMYIAKRFVQERSVVRDAMMATVEDAYKRLIAPAVEREVRNELTEKAEEHAIVIFAENLRNLLLQPPVRGRRVLGVDPAFRTGCKLAAVDDTGKVLDIAVTYPTAPHHKTAEAEKIIRGLIAKHDLDLIVIGNGTASRETEQFIAELIRKIAAEGGKKLQYLIVSEAGASVYSASKVAQEEFPDFDVAERSAVSIARRVQDPLAELVKIEPKAIGVGQYQHDVSPKRLEASLGAVVESAVNHVGVDVNTASASLLGYVAGVNATIAKNIVKFREENGKFTSRAQLAKVPRLGAKTYEQCIGFIRVPEAANPLDNTPIHPESYGVVDKLFRELRLELSMLGTAELHSRLDAVDPAAVAERLGVGVPTLRDIFDSLKRPGRDPREELPPPIFKTDVLQLEDLAVGMELQGTVRNVTDFGAFVDIGLKNDGLVHISQLADRFVKHPMDVVSVGDNVTVWVLGVDMNKGRVSLTMKSPRG from the coding sequence ATGACAGAGAAGACGCAGGGGACGACGCGGCGCATCGCGCCGGAGGAATTGGTATGGACGGAGGCGGACGAACGGGCCGCGAAAGACCGGATCGTGCGGCAGATCGCCGCGGAGACGGGGACGACGGCGAAGCAGGTGGCGACGACCGTCGGATTGCTCGACGAAGGGAACACGATTCCGTTCATCGCGCGGTATCGGAAGGAAATGACCGGCGAGCTCGATGAGAACGCGCTGCGCGGCATCGAGGAGCGGCTTACATATTTGCGGGGGTTAGAAGAGCGGAAGCGGGAAGTGCTGCGGCTCATCGCCGAGCAGGACAAGCTGACGGTCGAGCTGCGGGATGGAATCGCGAAAGCGGCGAAGCTGCAGGAAGTCGAAGACCTGTACCGCCCGTATCGCCAAAAGCGGAAGACGCGCGCGAGCGTGGCGAAGGAGCGGGGGCTCGAGCCGCTGGCGGCTTGGATGCTGTCCGGCCCGACGTCGGGCTCGCTGCTCGCGGAAGCGGCGAAGTACGTCGACGCGGACAAAGGCGTGGCGACGCCGGAGGACGCGGCGCAGGGCGCGTCGGACATCATCGCGGAAATGATCGCGGACGATCCGAACATTCGCGCGTGGACGCGCCGCCATACGTTCCAATACGCGTCGATCGTCACCGAAGCGAAGGACAAGTCCGTCGAGTCGGTGTACGAGATGTACTACGCCTACCGGGAGCCGGTGAAAAAGCTGCCGCCGCACCGGACGCTCGCGATCAATCGCGGCGAGAAAGAGGATATATTGAAGGTCGGGCTCGAGCTCGACCCGGCGGCGATCCATATGTATATCGCGAAACGGTTCGTGCAGGAGCGGTCCGTCGTGCGCGACGCGATGATGGCGACGGTGGAAGACGCCTACAAGCGGCTCATTGCGCCGGCGGTCGAGCGCGAGGTGCGCAATGAGCTGACGGAGAAAGCGGAGGAGCATGCGATCGTCATATTCGCGGAAAACCTGCGCAACCTGCTGCTCCAGCCGCCTGTACGCGGAAGGCGCGTGCTCGGCGTCGATCCGGCGTTCCGGACGGGGTGCAAGCTCGCCGCGGTGGACGATACGGGCAAGGTGCTCGACATCGCGGTGACGTACCCGACGGCGCCGCATCATAAGACGGCCGAGGCGGAGAAGATCATCCGCGGGCTGATCGCGAAGCACGATCTCGACTTGATCGTCATCGGCAACGGCACCGCGTCGCGGGAGACGGAGCAGTTCATCGCCGAGCTGATTCGCAAGATCGCCGCCGAAGGCGGGAAGAAGCTGCAGTATTTGATCGTCAGCGAAGCGGGGGCGTCGGTGTATTCGGCCTCCAAGGTCGCGCAGGAGGAGTTCCCGGACTTCGACGTGGCTGAGCGCTCGGCCGTGTCGATCGCGCGGCGCGTGCAGGACCCGCTCGCCGAGCTGGTCAAAATCGAGCCGAAGGCGATCGGGGTCGGGCAGTACCAGCACGACGTGTCGCCGAAGCGGCTCGAAGCGTCTCTCGGCGCCGTCGTCGAATCGGCGGTCAATCACGTCGGCGTCGACGTGAACACGGCGTCGGCGTCGCTGCTCGGCTATGTCGCCGGCGTCAACGCCACGATCGCGAAGAACATCGTGAAGTTCCGCGAGGAGAACGGCAAGTTCACGAGCCGCGCGCAGCTCGCGAAGGTGCCCCGTCTCGGCGCGAAGACGTACGAGCAGTGCATCGGCTTCATCCGCGTGCCGGAGGCGGCGAACCCGCTCGACAACACGCCGATCCACCCGGAATCGTACGGCGTCGTGGACAAGCTGTTCCGCGAACTGCGGCTCGAGCTGTCGATGCTCGGCACGGCGGAGCTGCACTCGCGGCTCGACGCGGTCGACCCGGCGGCGGTCGCGGAGCGGCTCGGCGTCGGCGTGCCGACGCTGCGCGACATTTTCGACAGCTTGAAGCGTCCGGGCCGCGACCCGCGCGAGGAGCTGCCGCCGCCGATTTTCAAGACGGACGTGCTGCAGCTCGAGGACCTCGCCGTCGGCATGGAGCTGCAGGGCACGGTGCGCAACGTGACCGACTTCGGCGCGTTCGTGGACATCGGGCTCAAAAATGACGGACTCGTCCACATTTCGCAGCTGGCCGACCGGTTCGTGAAGCATCCGATGGACGTCGTGTCCGTCGGCGACAATGTCACGGTTTGGGTGCTCGGCGTCGATATGAACAAAGGCCGCGTGTCGCTGACGATGAAATCGCCGCGCGGCTGA
- the pelA gene encoding pectate lyase has product MGWNGWRRGWAALVLAGAVAAGPLGGFGFSAGTAQAADGIYEAEEAAGSGIIVDNKHPGYTGTGFIDYSPNAPGGWVEWTVPMAEAGEYTLEFRYAIGAADDRPAEIRVNGAVVADQLPFPSTGDWTAWRTSSVQAALVAGENVIRATATGASGGPNIDHLRVHTGAPGGGEPGPSGPQPVALTDLVDGVLMKKLKAIGMIGTEKQAAEPIPRIEFMAMMNDALGYAPSNRFPHVDVETHAWETPLAQWDAYVLEAAKDAGYVRIGDDGLARPDDPLTRKDAANMIARALQLTKADEDGNGSVGAVVRAGYMSAEGGRGFGEHDYLTVEEARQIAARIDAERPGAPHIGIAGVHAIGNRLVAVTLNGALEHVDYADLALSAPTGSWRSLTPAFQPLQLRKAAAGENRFGHTVIVYETAETLGSGATYAPPKTPPQFSGNLAEAVKQAQYYVSWQMDHGGWTKSMPYNRAWNGVEPKSSQLGPTGIELGTIDNNATIKEIRYIAEVFRATGDETFRASVRKGIEFLLEMQYDTGGWPQVYPERGKPGDGVYYSNYVTFNDNAMINVLDLIDDIVAKSYPFDTGLVDDATIERLKQARDKGIDYILKSQIVVDGKLTAWCAQHDPFTYEPRGARSYEHPSISGSESVGIVRYLMGLPEQTDAVRRAVHGALTWFDEAKLENIRYVSADPNGQYFVEEPGAVTWYRFYEIGTNRGIFSGRAGVIKYSIQEIEEERRNGYSWGGSYAKKLLDTAKATGYYGNYVYAQVVKTGSADAEGRTLRAGEAKRAEDAREVLRQMPNELVVAQDGTGDYATVQAAVDAVPANNAERVTIYIKNGVYREVVTVPANKPFVTMIGESAEGTVITYDNYSGKERPTGGTYGTSGSASMFVFGNDFEARHLTIENSFDESSVTVTNKQAVALNVRGERQSFTDVRFIGNQDTLLTNGGTQYFYQCYIEGDVDFIFGGSRAVFEECVIHSLDRGSQTNNGYITAASTLITEPYGYLILNSKLTSDAAPGTVWLGRPWHPGGNPDAIASVVYMNTEMGAHINPIGWTDMGGFSAKDARFAEYRNYGPGAVATDTRPQLTDEEAASWTIENVLKGWNPKAQ; this is encoded by the coding sequence ATGGGTTGGAACGGATGGAGAAGAGGATGGGCGGCGCTAGTCTTGGCGGGTGCGGTCGCGGCGGGACCGCTTGGCGGCTTCGGCTTTAGCGCGGGCACGGCGCAGGCGGCCGACGGCATTTATGAAGCCGAGGAAGCGGCCGGTTCGGGCATCATCGTCGACAACAAGCACCCCGGCTATACGGGAACGGGCTTCATCGACTACAGCCCGAACGCGCCCGGCGGCTGGGTCGAATGGACGGTGCCGATGGCGGAAGCGGGCGAATATACGCTGGAATTCCGCTACGCGATCGGAGCGGCGGACGACCGGCCGGCCGAAATTCGGGTGAACGGCGCGGTCGTCGCGGATCAGTTGCCGTTCCCGTCGACGGGCGATTGGACCGCATGGCGAACGTCCTCCGTCCAGGCGGCGCTCGTCGCCGGCGAGAACGTCATCCGCGCGACGGCGACGGGGGCGAGCGGCGGGCCGAATATCGACCACCTTCGCGTACATACCGGCGCTCCGGGCGGCGGCGAGCCGGGGCCTTCCGGACCGCAGCCGGTCGCACTGACTGACCTCGTGGACGGCGTGCTAATGAAGAAGCTGAAAGCGATCGGCATGATCGGCACGGAGAAACAGGCCGCGGAGCCGATACCGCGCATCGAATTTATGGCGATGATGAACGATGCGCTCGGGTATGCGCCGAGCAACCGGTTCCCGCACGTCGACGTCGAGACGCATGCGTGGGAGACGCCGCTCGCCCAATGGGACGCCTATGTGCTGGAAGCCGCGAAGGACGCGGGCTACGTGCGGATCGGCGACGACGGGCTCGCGCGTCCGGACGATCCGCTGACGCGCAAAGACGCGGCGAACATGATCGCCCGCGCGCTGCAGCTGACGAAGGCCGACGAAGACGGCAACGGCAGCGTCGGGGCCGTCGTGCGCGCCGGGTATATGTCCGCGGAAGGCGGCAGAGGATTCGGCGAGCACGATTACTTAACCGTCGAAGAGGCGCGGCAAATTGCGGCCCGCATCGATGCGGAGCGTCCGGGAGCGCCGCACATCGGCATCGCCGGCGTGCACGCGATCGGGAACCGGCTCGTCGCCGTCACGTTGAACGGCGCGCTGGAGCATGTCGATTACGCGGATCTCGCGCTCAGCGCGCCGACGGGCAGCTGGCGGTCGCTGACGCCGGCGTTCCAGCCGCTGCAGCTGCGCAAGGCGGCGGCCGGCGAGAACCGGTTCGGCCACACGGTTATCGTGTACGAAACGGCGGAAACGCTGGGAAGCGGGGCGACGTACGCGCCGCCGAAGACGCCGCCGCAATTCAGCGGCAATTTGGCGGAAGCGGTGAAGCAGGCGCAGTACTACGTGTCTTGGCAGATGGACCACGGCGGCTGGACGAAATCGATGCCGTACAACCGGGCGTGGAACGGCGTCGAACCGAAATCGTCGCAGCTCGGCCCGACGGGCATCGAGCTCGGCACGATCGACAATAACGCGACGATCAAGGAAATTCGCTACATCGCCGAAGTGTTCCGCGCGACCGGGGACGAAACGTTCCGGGCGAGCGTGCGCAAAGGGATCGAGTTTTTGCTGGAGATGCAGTACGATACCGGCGGGTGGCCGCAGGTGTATCCGGAGCGGGGTAAGCCGGGCGACGGCGTCTATTACTCGAACTATGTCACGTTCAACGACAATGCGATGATCAACGTGCTCGATCTAATCGACGACATCGTCGCGAAGTCGTATCCGTTCGACACGGGGCTCGTCGACGACGCGACGATCGAGCGGCTGAAGCAGGCGCGGGACAAAGGCATCGATTATATTCTGAAATCGCAAATCGTCGTAGACGGCAAACTGACGGCATGGTGCGCGCAGCACGATCCGTTCACGTACGAGCCGCGGGGAGCGCGTTCGTACGAGCACCCGTCCATCTCCGGCTCCGAGTCGGTCGGCATCGTCCGATATTTGATGGGGCTGCCGGAACAGACGGACGCCGTTCGCCGGGCGGTGCACGGCGCGCTGACCTGGTTCGACGAAGCGAAGCTCGAAAATATCCGGTACGTCAGCGCCGATCCGAACGGCCAATATTTCGTGGAAGAGCCGGGGGCGGTAACATGGTACCGGTTCTATGAAATCGGAACGAACCGAGGCATTTTTTCGGGCCGGGCCGGCGTCATCAAGTACAGCATTCAGGAGATCGAGGAGGAACGCCGCAACGGCTACTCGTGGGGAGGCAGCTACGCGAAGAAGCTGCTCGACACAGCCAAGGCGACAGGCTATTACGGCAATTACGTGTACGCGCAGGTGGTCAAGACGGGATCGGCGGACGCCGAAGGGCGAACGCTCCGCGCGGGCGAGGCGAAACGAGCGGAAGATGCGAGAGAGGTGTTGAGGCAGATGCCGAACGAGCTGGTCGTCGCGCAAGACGGCACGGGCGATTACGCGACGGTGCAGGCGGCGGTCGACGCGGTGCCCGCGAACAACGCGGAGCGGGTGACGATCTACATCAAGAACGGCGTATATCGAGAAGTCGTCACGGTACCGGCGAACAAACCGTTCGTGACGATGATCGGCGAGAGCGCCGAAGGGACCGTCATCACGTACGACAACTATTCCGGCAAGGAGCGGCCGACGGGCGGAACGTACGGCACGAGCGGCAGCGCGAGCATGTTCGTGTTCGGCAACGATTTCGAGGCGCGACATTTGACGATCGAGAACTCGTTCGACGAATCGAGCGTCACCGTAACGAACAAGCAAGCGGTAGCGCTGAACGTGCGGGGAGAGCGGCAGTCGTTCACGGACGTCCGGTTCATCGGCAATCAGGACACGCTGCTGACGAACGGCGGCACGCAATATTTCTATCAGTGCTATATAGAGGGCGACGTCGACTTTATTTTCGGCGGCTCCCGGGCCGTGTTCGAGGAGTGCGTCATCCATTCGCTCGATCGCGGGTCGCAGACGAATAACGGGTACATTACGGCGGCGAGCACGCTCATTACGGAGCCGTACGGATATTTGATCTTGAACAGCAAATTGACGAGCGACGCGGCGCCGGGCACCGTTTGGCTCGGTCGGCCGTGGCATCCGGGGGGCAATCCGGACGCAATCGCGAGCGTCGTCTACATGAATACCGAGATGGGGGCGCACATCAATCCGATCGGCTGGACCGACATGGGCGGGTTCTCGGCGAAGGACGCGCGGTTCGCGGAATACCGGAATTACGGTCCGGGCGCGGTCGCGACCGACACCCGTCCGCAGCTGACGGACGAAGAGGCGGCGTCCTGGACGATCGAGAACGTGCTGAAAGGATGGAACCCGAAAGCGCAATAA